The following are encoded together in the Daucus carota subsp. sativus chromosome 5, DH1 v3.0, whole genome shotgun sequence genome:
- the LOC108220637 gene encoding uncharacterized protein LOC108220637 produces MSHHSTQLRSLTKSSQDPKPTPMDPTHKKHPKSPPFITTTTTTKPHPKPQEPTTVYSPNVQNISNHFSRLYSNHKALSSTNPPTAGHPHLDTHFQAKPMSQSTILDGPVSKNARKHRRNALDLDGESIKKPSEDNLDTKREIKRDEMKKPSSTKKEIVVIETKNQEIQVVKRASVLVGAGGRRRSFCSSKTELADFLSCNGVKVVSADMPPFMQIHAVDFARKTYDSLEKFTARTLASTLKKEFDGVYGPAWHCIVGTSFGSFVTHSVGGFLYFSMDHKLYILLFKTTVQKAE; encoded by the exons ATGTCTCACCACTCCACACAGCTGCGCAGCTTAACAAAAAGCAGCCAAGACCCCAAACCAACACCCATGGATCCCACTCACAAAAAGCACCCAAAGTCTCCACCTTTCATCACCACCACCACTACTACCAAGCCCCACCCTAAACCCCAAGAACCCACCACCGTCTACTCCCCAAATGTGCAAAATATTTCTAACCACTTTTCAAGATTGTACTCTAATCATAAAGCCCTTTCTTCAACCAACCCTCCCACAGCTGGGCACCCACATCTTGACACCCATTTCCAAGCAAAACCCATGTCTCAGTCCACCATTTTAGATGGGCCAGTGTCCAAGAATGCTAGAAAGCACAGAAGAAATGCTTTAGATTTGGATGGGGAGTCCATCAAGAAGCCTAGTGAAGACAATCTTGACACAAAGAGGGAGATTAAAAGAGATGAGATGAAGAAACCATCTTCAACTAAGAAGGAGATTGTGGTTATTGAAACAAAGAATCAAGAAATTCAAGTGGTGAAAAGAGCATCTGTTTTGGTGGGAGCTGGGGGGAGGAGGAGGTCATTTTGCAGCTCAAAGACAGAGCTGGCTGATTTCTTGAGCTGCAATGGAGTGAAAGTAGTGTCAGCTGACATGCCACCATTTATGCAGATTCATGCTGTGGATTTTGCCAGAAAGACTTATGATAGTCTTGAAAAGTTCACTGCCAGGACCCTTGCCTCAACTCTCAAAAAG GAGTTTGATGGGGTATATGGACCTGCTTGGCACTGCATAGTGGGGACAAGTTTTGGGTCTTTTGTAACACATTCAGTAGGTGGTTTCTTGTATTTCTCCATGGATCACAAGCTATACATCCTGCTGTTCAAAACCACTGTACAAAAAGCTGAGTAA